In the Telopea speciosissima isolate NSW1024214 ecotype Mountain lineage chromosome 2, Tspe_v1, whole genome shotgun sequence genome, one interval contains:
- the LOC122650216 gene encoding probable E3 ubiquitin-protein ligase RHC2A, with product MASVGSSYWCYRCSRYVSVWGRDTIVCPECDGGFVEEVENPSGAAHDEARHRRFPAAAMYMLGNRQASDQNRYLGLRRSRRNGGERSPFNPVIVLRGPADGVGTEVGGGVGEGGAFELYYDDGAGSGLRPLPASMSDFLMGSGFDRLLDQLTDIEINGVGRCEHPPASKAAVESMPTIEIVASHIVTESHCAVCKEQFELGSEAREMPCKHIYHSDCILPWLSLRNSCPVCRHELPTDVRGRNSTESDGSQGRQSPGVADEDTVGLTIWRLPGGGFAVGRFSGGRRAAERELPVVFTEMDGGFNTGGAPRRISWTSRGSRTRESGGIRRVFRNFFSFFGRLRSPSPHSHSISESATTGRIRPVFNRTSRRSNSNSSAWTMEDSSGIPRW from the coding sequence ATGGCCTCGGTAGGTTCTTCTTACTGGTGCTACAGATGCAGTCGTTATGTCAGTGTTTGGGGTCGCGATACCATTGTCTGCCCCGAATGCGATGGAGGATTTGTTGAAGAGGTCGAGAACCCTTCCGGGGCTGCACATGATGAGGCTCGGCATCGACGGTTCCCTGCCGCTGCTATGTACATGCTTGGGAATCGACAGGCTTCTGATCAAAACAGGTATTTAGGATTACGCCGCagccggaggaatggtggtgaGCGCTCACCTTTCAATCCTGTTATTGTTCTCAGAGGGCCTGCCGATGGCGTTGGCACCGaagttggtggtggtgttggcgAAGGGGGGGCCTTTGAGCTGTACTACGATGATGGTGCTGGTTCAGGCCTTCGTCCGCTGCCTGCTAGCATGTCGGATTTCTTGATGGGATCAGGGTTTGATCGCCTGCTCGATCAGCTGACCGATATCGAGATCAACGGAGTTGGGCGCTGCGAGCATCCTCCGGCTTCCAAGGCTGCCGTGGAGTCCATGCCGACAATTGAGATCGTTGCCAGCCATATTGTCACTGAATCCCACTGTGCCGTCTGTAAGGAACAGTTCGAGCTGGGTTCGGAGGCCCGTGAGATGCCTTGTAAGCACATCTATCATTCCGATTGCATCCTCCCTTGGCTTTCTCTTCGGAATTCTTGCCCCGTCTGCCGCCACGAATTGCCTACAGATGTCCGTGGCAGAAACTCAACCGAGTCTGATGGAAGCCAGGGCAGGCAATCTCCAGGGGTAGCTGACGAAGACACGGTGGGGTTGACCATATGGAGGCTACCTGGTGGTGGATTTGCAGTTGGGAGGTTTTCTGGGGGTAGACGAGCTGCTGAACGTGAGCTGCCCGTTGTTTTTACTGAGATGGATGGTGGGTTCAATACTGGCGGAGCTCCAAGGAGGATTTCATGGACCTCCAGGGGAAGCAGAACAAGGGAGAGTGGGGGGATTCGGCGGGTTTTCcgcaatttcttttctttctttggtagGCTTAGATCTCCGTCTCCTCATTCGCATTCGATTTCCGAATCTGCGACTACCGGCAGAATTCGACCAGTTTTCAATAGAACATCTCGAAggagcaacagcaacagcagcgCTTGGACAATGGAAGATAGCAGTGGGATTCCTAGATGGtga